The following are from one region of the Synechococcus sp. CBW1108 genome:
- a CDS encoding allophycocyanin subunit beta, translating into MRDAITGLIGRYDQQGRYLDRSAIDRISSYYSESGLRLAAVELINREAAAIVREAAQRLWLADPELILPGGNAYTTRRLSACLRDMDYFLRYASYALIAGDSTILDERVLNGLDDTYKSLGVPTGPTVRSIALLADVVCELLLDTGVSDTTAVRAPFEHLCRGLGATNLRAR; encoded by the coding sequence ATGCGCGATGCCATCACTGGGCTGATTGGTCGTTACGACCAGCAGGGCCGCTACCTCGACCGTTCCGCGATCGATCGGATCTCCTCCTACTACTCCGAGTCTGGCTTGCGCCTGGCGGCGGTGGAGCTGATCAACCGGGAGGCGGCGGCGATCGTGCGTGAGGCCGCCCAGCGCCTCTGGTTGGCCGATCCCGAGCTGATTCTGCCAGGGGGCAACGCCTACACCACGCGCAGGCTTTCCGCCTGCCTGCGGGACATGGACTATTTCCTCCGCTACGCCAGCTACGCCCTGATCGCCGGCGATTCAACCATCCTCGATGAGCGGGTGCTCAACGGGCTCGACGACACCTATAAGAGCTTGGGGGTGCCGACCGGTCCAACCGTGCGCAGCATTGCCCTGCTGGCTGATGTGGTTTGCGAATTGCTGCTGGATACCGGTGTGAGCGACACCACGGCTGTGCGCGCCCCCTTTGAGCACCTCTGCCGCGGCCTTGGCGCCACCAACCTGCGGGCGCGTTAG
- a CDS encoding transposase: MIEELFEKFESYLRSHGLEARGGQIIDATLVPVPRQRNSREDNKEIKENRMPEGLEENPNRLRQRDLDARWIKKNGINRYGYKNNICIDVEHGLIRRYAVTPANIHNSQMLPMLLDPENTNDYVWADSAYAGECFENLLNLGGF, encoded by the coding sequence GTGATCGAAGAGCTATTTGAAAAGTTTGAGTCATACCTTCGGTCCCATGGTCTCGAAGCCCGTGGCGGTCAGATCATTGATGCAACGCTAGTACCAGTTCCAAGGCAGCGAAATAGCAGAGAAGACAACAAGGAGATCAAAGAGAATCGCATGCCTGAAGGTTTGGAAGAGAACCCAAATCGATTGCGGCAGAGGGACTTAGATGCGCGATGGATTAAAAAGAACGGCATCAATCGCTACGGCTACAAGAACAATATCTGTATCGACGTGGAACATGGATTAATCAGGCGCTATGCCGTGACACCGGCCAATATCCATAACAGTCAGATGCTGCCAATGCTTCTCGATCCTGAGAACACAAATGATTATGTTTGGGCAGATTCTGCCTATGCAGGCGAGTGCTTTGAAAACCTACTGAATCTTGGCGGTTTTTAA
- a CDS encoding glycosyltransferase WbuB — MKILLYGLNYSPEPVGIGKYSGELAEWLAGRGHEVRVITAPPYFPQWRAVANRYRKELRREVAIWRCPLWVPSRPSGLSRLIHLASFALSSLPVLLAQRIWRPDVVITVAPAFFCAPGALLLGKLCGVATTTWLHIQDFELDAAFELGMLKGRWIRRLAETWESSTLQAFSKVSTISEAMRQRVIAKGVQPKRAYMLPNWVDLKAIQPQEGIQRVSNPYRRELNISNETIVLLYSGSMNNKQGLDVLAKAIHILADNPGIVWLLAGEGPTKALLKRYVEGLSNVMLLPLQPAKRINDWLNLADVHLLPQKADAADLVMPSKLLGILASGRPVVASSPASSELGGLTEEAGIRVEPGDAKGFATAIRRLSKDRELRTRLGRKGRQLAEERYCRKTLLEKMEADLLEGLGKIS; from the coding sequence ATGAAAATACTTCTCTATGGCCTGAACTACTCACCCGAGCCAGTAGGCATAGGTAAATACAGCGGTGAGCTGGCTGAATGGCTGGCTGGCAGGGGTCATGAGGTGCGTGTCATAACCGCTCCACCTTACTTTCCTCAATGGCGAGCTGTCGCCAACCGCTACCGGAAAGAGTTAAGGCGGGAAGTTGCTATCTGGCGCTGCCCCCTATGGGTGCCAAGCCGCCCTAGTGGACTTAGCAGATTAATTCACTTGGCTAGCTTTGCGCTCAGTAGCCTGCCAGTACTGCTGGCCCAACGGATTTGGCGACCGGATGTAGTGATCACAGTGGCGCCTGCCTTCTTCTGTGCACCGGGAGCACTGCTGCTTGGGAAACTTTGTGGCGTGGCCACAACAACCTGGCTTCATATTCAAGACTTCGAGCTAGATGCAGCTTTTGAACTAGGGATGCTGAAGGGCAGATGGATCAGGAGACTCGCCGAAACCTGGGAAAGCAGCACCCTGCAAGCATTCAGCAAAGTCAGCACAATCAGTGAGGCGATGCGACAAAGGGTGATCGCCAAAGGGGTCCAACCAAAGAGGGCATACATGCTGCCTAATTGGGTTGATCTAAAAGCAATCCAACCACAGGAGGGGATACAGCGAGTAAGCAATCCCTACCGACGTGAGCTAAATATTAGCAATGAGACAATTGTGCTACTATACTCAGGCTCTATGAATAACAAGCAGGGTCTTGACGTACTGGCCAAAGCTATTCATATATTGGCCGATAATCCAGGCATAGTTTGGCTACTTGCAGGAGAAGGTCCCACTAAAGCATTGCTAAAAAGATACGTTGAGGGTCTAAGCAATGTAATGCTATTGCCCTTGCAGCCTGCAAAAAGAATAAATGACTGGCTAAACCTCGCCGATGTACATTTGCTACCACAAAAAGCAGATGCAGCAGACTTGGTAATGCCATCAAAGCTATTAGGGATACTTGCCAGTGGCCGGCCTGTGGTAGCCAGCTCCCCGGCCAGCAGTGAATTAGGAGGGCTGACTGAAGAAGCAGGGATTCGCGTCGAACCGGGGGATGCAAAAGGCTTTGCAACAGCGATTAGACGGCTGTCGAAGGATAGGGAACTAAGAACACGCTTAGGTCGCAAGGGGAGGCAGCTGGCTGAGGAGAGATATTGCCGCAAAACCTTACTGGAAAAAATGGAAGCTGATTTACTCGAGGGACTAGGCAAAATAAGTTAA
- a CDS encoding alanine--glyoxylate aminotransferase family protein: MLLTQAPSFLPVLPPVNSAHRLALAPIATPHRLLLGPGPSNAHPTVLEALARTPIGHLDPLYIELMGEVQELLRYAWQTDNRLTIPMSGTGSAAMEATLANTIEPGEKVLVAVKGYFGLRLADMAGRYRAEVVTIEKPWGEAFSLEELEQALLSHRPKILAIVHAETSTGICQPVEGIGDLCRKYDCLLLLDTVTSLGAVPIYLDEWKVDLAYSCSQKGLSCPPGLGPFSMGPRAEAKMLARQGKVPNWYLDVSLLNKYWGSDRVYHHTAPVNMNFGLREALRLLAEEGLEAAWARHRSNAERLWAGMERLGLELHAPQHLRLPTLTTVRIPAGVDGKAFTSHLLNSHGIEVGGGLGALAGKVWRIGLMGYNSQPENVDRLLNLFESELPAFRPGAALAGAAV; this comes from the coding sequence ATGCTGTTAACCCAGGCCCCGTCTTTCCTCCCTGTGCTGCCTCCAGTCAATTCCGCCCATCGCCTCGCGCTGGCCCCGATCGCCACCCCCCACCGGCTGCTGCTCGGTCCGGGCCCATCCAACGCCCATCCGACCGTGCTGGAGGCCCTGGCCCGCACCCCGATCGGCCACCTGGATCCCCTCTACATCGAGCTGATGGGGGAGGTGCAGGAGCTGCTGCGCTATGCCTGGCAAACCGACAACCGTCTCACCATTCCTATGAGCGGCACCGGCAGCGCCGCCATGGAGGCCACCCTGGCCAACACGATTGAGCCCGGTGAGAAGGTTCTGGTGGCAGTGAAGGGCTATTTCGGCCTGCGCCTGGCCGACATGGCTGGTCGCTACCGGGCCGAGGTGGTGACGATCGAGAAGCCCTGGGGGGAGGCCTTCAGCCTCGAGGAGCTGGAGCAGGCCCTCTTAAGCCACCGCCCCAAGATCCTGGCGATCGTGCATGCCGAAACCTCCACCGGTATTTGCCAGCCCGTCGAGGGGATTGGCGATCTATGTCGCAAGTACGACTGCCTGCTGCTACTGGACACGGTGACTTCCCTGGGGGCAGTGCCCATCTACCTGGATGAGTGGAAGGTGGACCTGGCCTACAGCTGCTCCCAGAAGGGCCTGAGTTGCCCACCGGGGCTGGGCCCCTTCAGCATGGGGCCGCGGGCGGAGGCCAAGATGCTGGCCCGGCAGGGCAAGGTGCCCAACTGGTACCTCGATGTCAGCTTGCTCAACAAGTATTGGGGCAGCGATCGGGTCTACCACCACACAGCGCCCGTAAATATGAATTTCGGTCTGCGCGAGGCCTTGCGACTGCTTGCTGAGGAGGGCTTGGAGGCGGCCTGGGCCCGCCACCGCAGCAATGCGGAGCGCCTCTGGGCTGGCATGGAGCGCCTGGGACTGGAGCTCCATGCCCCCCAGCACCTGCGCCTTCCCACCCTCACCACCGTGAGAATTCCCGCCGGAGTGGACGGCAAGGCCTTCACTTCGCACCTGCTCAACAGCCACGGCATCGAGGTGGGCGGCGGCCTCGGCGCCCTCGCTGGCAAGGTGTGGCGCATCGGTCTGATGGGCTACAACAGCCAGCCCGAAAATGTTGACCGCCTGCTCAATCTGTTTGAAAGCGAGTTGCCGGCGTTCCGCCCCGGGGCCGCCCTTGCTGGCGCCGCCGTTTAA
- a CDS encoding IS256 family transposase, with protein sequence MPKHHAAVPELAALLDGSSAGELIPELARYGLQQLIELEASAVVGADRHERSEERVNQRNGYRPRTLTTQVGDLALQIPKLRAGSFLPTILEPRRRVDQALYAVIMEAYISGVSTRKVDSLVAALGSQSGISKSQVSRICQDIDQQVQAFLGRPLESSSYAYVYLDATYLKGRLGKAQQVCSRAVVVAMGVNEDGRRELLGLKVGNSESEPFWAEFISHLKERGLGGVKLVISDAHSGLTKAIRRQLQGCVWQRCRVHFARNLLQCVPRAHQGMVTAALRSVFAQETAEEIESRWDDLAASLAERFPKAAALMHEAKEDVLAFRHFPKDHWRKIWSTNLLERVNEEIKRRTRVVGIFPNDPAIIRLVGAVLLEQHEHWQLEGRRMFSAESMATIPELGDTPTLQAAGA encoded by the coding sequence ATGCCCAAGCACCATGCTGCCGTGCCTGAACTGGCGGCGCTACTCGATGGCAGCAGCGCCGGTGAGCTGATCCCCGAGCTGGCCCGCTACGGCCTGCAGCAGCTGATCGAACTGGAGGCCTCCGCTGTGGTCGGTGCCGATCGCCATGAGCGCAGCGAGGAGCGGGTCAACCAACGCAATGGCTACCGGCCTCGCACCCTGACCACCCAGGTGGGGGATCTCGCCCTGCAGATCCCCAAACTGCGAGCCGGCAGCTTCCTGCCCACGATCCTCGAGCCCCGCCGCAGGGTCGATCAGGCCCTGTACGCGGTGATCATGGAGGCCTACATCAGTGGCGTCTCGACCCGCAAGGTGGATTCCCTAGTGGCGGCGCTGGGTTCCCAGAGCGGCATCTCCAAGTCGCAGGTGAGCCGCATCTGTCAGGACATCGACCAGCAGGTGCAGGCGTTCCTGGGCCGGCCGCTGGAGAGCAGCAGCTACGCCTACGTCTACCTGGATGCCACCTACCTCAAGGGGCGCCTGGGCAAGGCCCAGCAGGTCTGCTCCCGCGCTGTCGTCGTCGCCATGGGGGTCAACGAGGACGGGCGCCGGGAGTTGCTGGGCCTCAAGGTGGGTAACAGTGAGAGCGAGCCCTTCTGGGCGGAGTTCATCTCCCACCTCAAAGAGCGGGGTCTGGGTGGCGTCAAGCTGGTGATCTCTGACGCCCACAGCGGCCTCACCAAGGCGATCCGCAGGCAATTGCAGGGCTGCGTCTGGCAGCGCTGCCGGGTGCATTTTGCCCGCAACCTGCTGCAGTGTGTTCCCAGGGCTCACCAAGGCATGGTCACCGCTGCCCTGCGCAGCGTGTTCGCCCAAGAAACCGCTGAGGAGATCGAGTCGCGCTGGGATGATCTGGCGGCCTCGCTGGCGGAGCGCTTCCCCAAGGCCGCTGCGCTCATGCACGAGGCCAAGGAGGACGTGCTGGCTTTCCGCCACTTCCCCAAGGACCACTGGCGCAAGATCTGGAGCACCAACCTGCTGGAGCGGGTGAACGAGGAGATCAAGCGCCGCACCAGGGTCGTGGGCATTTTTCCCAACGACCCTGCGATCATCCGCCTAGTCGGGGCGGTGTTGCTGGAGCAACACGAGCACTGGCAGCTGGAGGGCCGCCGCATGTTCTCCGCCGAGAGCATGGCGACCATCCCCGAACTGGGCGACACCCCTACCCTCCAGGCCGCCGGCGCCTGA
- a CDS encoding integrase core domain-containing protein, which produces MRGATLESRLEEMGVLRSFSRPRVSNDNPYSESLFRTVKYRPDYPSRPFANKEEACEWVAAFVDWYNHRHHHSAIKFVTPHQRHSGAAKAICQQRTDVYEAARRANPTRWSGATRCWNQPAEVWINKPPEEHDPLLALPLIQAA; this is translated from the coding sequence ATGCGTGGGGCCACGCTGGAATCACGGCTCGAGGAGATGGGCGTGCTCAGATCCTTCTCCCGGCCAAGGGTCTCAAACGACAACCCGTACTCGGAATCCCTTTTCCGTACGGTCAAATACCGCCCCGACTACCCCAGCCGGCCATTCGCCAACAAAGAGGAGGCCTGTGAATGGGTGGCAGCATTTGTGGATTGGTACAACCACCGGCACCACCACAGCGCGATCAAATTCGTGACGCCCCACCAGCGCCACAGTGGAGCTGCCAAGGCCATTTGCCAGCAGCGCACTGATGTCTACGAGGCCGCCCGCCGTGCCAATCCAACGCGCTGGAGCGGTGCCACCCGCTGCTGGAATCAACCGGCAGAAGTGTGGATAAACAAGCCACCGGAAGAGCACGATCCGCTCCTGGCGCTACCCTTAATCCAGGCCGCCTGA
- a CDS encoding transposase encodes MSDSPSRFLGNHFAHCSKKVMRKSNADRRRIDPLILFKMLVLQQLFNLSDDETELQVNDRRSFEEFVGLGVINDIPDATTLAFF; translated from the coding sequence TTGAGCGACTCTCCCAGTCGATTCCTTGGGAATCATTTCGCCCACTGCTCGAAAAAGGTTATGCGCAAAAGCAATGCTGATCGGCGGAGAATTGATCCGCTGATCCTCTTCAAAATGCTGGTACTTCAACAGCTTTTCAATTTGAGCGATGATGAAACTGAATTACAGGTAAATGATCGCCGTTCTTTTGAAGAGTTTGTTGGCCTAGGCGTAATCAACGATATTCCCGATGCTACTACTCTCGCCTTTTTTTGA
- a CDS encoding transposase: MESTGIYWVPLHEILVAHGIEVFLVNARNAKNVPGRKTDINDAQWLQQLHSYGLVGDFQESCHSLAAIQAAWIKGSARSGSCSSGGLFIHTSAG, translated from the coding sequence ATGGAGTCGACCGGAATCTATTGGGTCCCTTTACACGAAATACTTGTGGCTCACGGCATTGAAGTCTTTTTGGTCAATGCTCGAAACGCCAAAAATGTACCAGGCAGAAAGACTGATATCAATGATGCACAATGGCTCCAACAGCTCCACAGCTATGGCCTTGTCGGTGACTTTCAGGAAAGTTGTCACTCCTTGGCTGCCATTCAGGCGGCCTGGATTAAGGGTAGCGCCAGGAGCGGATCGTGCTCTTCCGGTGGCTTGTTTATCCACACTTCTGCCGGTTGA
- a CDS encoding nucleoside deaminase, translated as MAVPPANKPPPALLELWMGRVLRQGARAGERGEIPVAAVLLDGCGKCIGWGSNRRSNTGDPLGHAELVALGQAARLRRDWRFNDCTLVVNLEPCPMCAGALVQARVGRVVFGAADTKRGALGSCLNLASHASAHHRLEVVGGLLAEQASAQLGEWFKRRRQQGRPRGGTPATRFQTD; from the coding sequence GTGGCAGTTCCACCAGCAAACAAACCGCCTCCTGCCCTGCTGGAGCTCTGGATGGGGCGTGTGTTGCGCCAGGGCGCCAGGGCTGGGGAAAGGGGCGAAATTCCCGTGGCGGCAGTGCTGCTAGATGGATGCGGCAAGTGCATTGGCTGGGGCAGCAACCGCCGCTCAAACACAGGGGACCCCCTGGGCCATGCCGAACTGGTCGCCCTGGGGCAGGCTGCACGGCTTCGGCGCGACTGGCGTTTCAACGACTGCACCCTGGTGGTCAATCTGGAACCCTGCCCCATGTGTGCCGGGGCGCTGGTGCAGGCGCGGGTCGGCAGGGTGGTGTTCGGCGCAGCCGATACCAAGCGCGGGGCCCTGGGAAGTTGTCTGAACTTGGCCAGCCACGCCAGTGCCCACCACCGGCTGGAGGTGGTCGGCGGCCTACTGGCGGAGCAGGCCTCAGCCCAGCTGGGGGAGTGGTTTAAACGGCGGCGCCAGCAAGGGCGGCCCCGGGGCGGAACGCCGGCAACTCGCTTTCAAACAGATTGA